Within Schaalia sp. HMT-172, the genomic segment CGTCGACGAAGGTGAGCGCGCCGAACTGCGCGAGGGGGCGAGTGCCGATCTTTGTGACCGCGTCGCGCACCCGCACGCCACGAAAACGCGGGCTCGCGCCGACTGCCTCCAGGAGCGCGCGGTCCGAATGCGTCACGCTCGAGTGACGGAAGAGGGCGGGTATCGACGAGGCCTGGGCGACGTCGCGGAGCAGGCAACCGTGGGTGGAGCGGGGGCCGGGCAGCGCGTGACAGTCGACGTAGGTCAGGCATGTGAGCGCGAGCGCGTCGGCGGGGGAGAGGTCGGAGCGCAGCGGAGTCGTCGCGCTCCTGACGTAGTCGATGATTGCGGTCACGAGGGTTCTCTTTCTGCGCCGCGCCCCGTCGCGACGGATTCGTGTTGGACGTCACCAAGTCTCGATTTTGCCGGACGGCCCGGTCCTGTGTACTATATCCGAGTGCCCGCAAGGGTGCCGGTTGGGCCTATAGCTCAGTAGGTTAGAGCGCAGTCCTGATAAGACTGAGGTCGGTGGTTCGAGCCCACCTAGGCCCACCATCCGCAGGCGAGTTTGAGCGGAGGACATCATGAAGAAATGGGTCACGTGCTGTGTGGCTGTCGGATCCGTCGTCGCCGTTGGCATCGTCGTTCGACAAGTTCTGGTTGATCTTTCCGATAACGCCGACCTGTGGACGTCCGTGACGGACACCGTGGAGAACTAGCAGTCTCCGACGGGGCTATGGCGCAATTGGTAGCGCACCTGCTTTGCAAGCAGGGGGTTACGGGTTCGAGTCCCGTTAGCTCCACGTTTCACCCGCAACCTGGTGGTTGCGGGTTTTTTGCATGTGACCTTCAAAATATTTTTTGGTGAGCTTCCCGAGGTCGGGGAGATTGGTCGCTTCCAGCGTTAGTTGTCCGACCATTTGGTCATGTGGGCACCATCTGTGCATGCGGAGCCGGCGCACTCGGGATTTATGGTCCTCACGTGGAATAACGCCATTTTTTATCCACAGCCTTATCAACAGTTGTGTATAAACCGTATGGACGGTTGTTTCACGAATGCGGTCAAAAATCTGAAAACTGACCTAGGAAACATAAGATTACGAGCGTCTTTCGCGTGATAGCTCCCTCTTTACACTTGCTGCAAAACCGCTAAAATTGGGATGTTTAGTCCCGTCTCGCACAACAGGAGAAGGCTGTGCACATCAACGACACGTGGTCAAAGGCCTCCCGGCTGACCCAGCTACTTGCCATGCTGATGACGACCGCCCTCGTCATCCTCGGTATTACGACGCTGCCCGCCTACGCGGCGGCCCCCACCCTCAAGCTGGCGATCAACGCCGACGAAGACTCGTACCTGTCGGGCGTTGAACAGCGCTACGTCGTCGAGTTTTCCTGCGCCTCCACCACGGAGGACTGCCTCGACTCGGTCGTGACCATCTCCCTGCCGCACACGATCACCCCCGGCGGCAACTCCAACCCCGACTCGGCCCCCGAGGGTATCAACGCCACCGCGACCGCAGGCAACAAGGTTGTCACCCCCGAGATCAAGCGACCCACCGGAACGACCGACGGCCTCGTCACCTACAACCTGGGCACCGTCGCGGCCGGCACATCCTTCCAGACCGTGCTCACCTTCACCGCGCCGCGCGGCGTCACCCCCGGCGGCTCCACGGTCACCCCCGTCGCCACCTTCTCCTCCGGCGACACGACCGTCACGGCGAA encodes:
- a CDS encoding DLW-39 family protein, yielding MKKWVTCCVAVGSVVAVGIVVRQVLVDLSDNADLWTSVTDTVEN